The Festucalex cinctus isolate MCC-2025b chromosome 10, RoL_Fcin_1.0, whole genome shotgun sequence region GCATGTATacacagtcatttttttaaaaaaacaccttacaatacatggtcatatttttaaaaatgccttactataaatggtcatttttattattttattatttatttattaggaaaaaaaggacgccttactatactttatTTCTGACGGGGCTATAGTACCCTCTAGCGGCGGTGTAGCGCCATGCCACCCTACCTGGATGAGAATTTTAATTTCTCCAAATAAACAATGACATTTCTAACGTAATTGTAATTCATATTTAAATCCTACTTATTTAGAGTTTATCATTTCTAAATGAGGGAGTGAAATCCATATTAAGTGTGTCGTAATAATTGGTATACATCGTGGCGATGATGTCACACGGTTTAGTGGTGCTGGAGGGGAGGTGTCGGTTCAAGCTCCTCGTACGCATCCGGAGGGGGAACTCCCACGCAGTGTCGCCCATCCGTCCACCGAGCGGCATCGCCTTCATTTCAGCACCACGCCGGGCTGAACAGCGACACGCAGCATGCCGGTGGACTGACCGACTTTGATGCCGGGATTCGGTCGGCCCGGCGACGAGTAGCCGCAGCATCCGATGCCCGACATCCCTTGACATGCCAGCCCGGGCGATGAGGAGGAAGCCCCGGGCAGCAGGGGAGCAAGCGCGTCCATccccggagagggggcacccttcgcgGTGAGCGCTGCCTGGTGGCGCCCGGTGGTTcccggctggctggctggctggctggtggTCGTCATGGGCTGCATCCAGAGCATCGCCTGCAACAAGTCGCGCGTCCGCAGGGAGAACGTGGTCGTGCGCGAGCTGGCGGCCACCATCGACCACCACCCCACGGCCGTGGAGGAGGACTCGGCCGTCGTGCTGCGTTACAAGACGCCTTATTTCAAAGCGTCGGCCCGGGTGGTCATGCCGCCCATCCCGCGCAACGAGACCTGGGTGGTGGGCTGGATCCAGGCGTGCACCCACATGGAGTTCTACAACACCTACGGCGACCTCGGCATGTGAGTTGGACTGGaggagggtggggtggggggggctccTCGCTTTACGACGGACTTCCGCGTTTGTACGGAGGTCGGGACGCAGGCTCTACGCGCTAATTTGTTTGACAAACTTCAAATGGGCATTTTCTAATATTAGTTTGACCAAATACTTTTcatttgtgtatatttttgtctgtttttattaataataataataataaaaaaaaaaaaaaaagatgacttaaTTTAATCGTGTATATTTTTCAATTCTTAATTTTTGCCCTTGCAAAATTTTTCAATTTTGCTTTGTAATCTCTCAATATCAACCACCTCATCTTACTGTAAGATATCTTAATAAGCGAAATGGATCAATTGGAAGACGCCAACGGGGGCACCCCAGACATGTCAACACAATAAATAATTCATTGGCTTGATGCTATCTTGGCACTTCCTGTTGTCTGGCCAATCGCATAACAAGCGTTCACAAGTGCAATTCAATCTTCAGTGACGCTCAATTGCATTGGAATATGGAAGAACGATTTGCGCACGACTACTTGTGTGCCAAAGTCACAAGCACACGATGTGGGTGCGTCGAAATGTGGGAGTCTCACCTGCTGCGTGAACAAATGCTCCTCTTGATGCTCGACAATGGGCGAGTTGTTCGAAAAGTCCAACAGTAATTTATACAGTGGGGATTGGTCCACTAATGTTTTTAGTCgcatacatctttttttttttttttttttaatcatattcatacatttaatttttccctaaaatatttttcttgtaaCTTTCCAATTTTATGTCACAAAAGTCACTTGAAATTTTATTCTTTtcctttgtaatttttttaattataataaaaatgtattttttctcctaaaatatttttcttttaattttccaATTTGACTGTCACAACACAGTTcacttaaaattttatttttcccttcgtaatttttataaattataataaattaaattttcccctaaaatatttttcttgtaattttcCAGATTAACTGTCACAACACAGTTCACTTACATTGCTTTTTCCCTTTcgtaattttttaaattgtaataatttcaagcacattttgtattttggttaaagatataaaaataagcatgtgtcaaattcttctaTTGCGCTTgcgaattctgcctagcaataAGTCATGATTTTTAAATcttaatccaaaaaaaaaaaaaagaaaaaaaaaaaaaaaaagacatgccctatgttgccatggaaacagcTTTGTGACAAATTCTTATACTGCGCTcggaattttttaaatttattttttaactattaagaacagaaaaaaacacataTGTCAATATTTCGTGGAAAATATAACCTACATAAAATATATCAGttttcaccaaaaaaacaaaaaacaaaaaaaagcccgcCAAATCCCAGTGGCTCTCGTCTGACCGCAGTCACCGCATGTCGCCCCCCGCAGGTCAAGCTGGGAGCTACCCGAGCTGCGTGACGGCCTGGTGCAGGCCATCAGCGACTCGGACGGCGTCAGCTACCCGTGGTACGGCAACACCACCGAGACGGTCACCATCGTGGGCCCCACCTCCAAGCCGTCGCGCTTCACCGTCAGCATGAACGACAACTTCTACCCCAGCGTCACCTGGGCCGTGCCGGTCAGCCGCTCCGAGCGGCCCTCGCTGACCGACATCAAGCGGGACCAGAGCTTCACCACCTGGCTGGTGGCGCTCAACGCCGCCTCCAGCGAGAAGATCCTGCTGCGCGCCATCAAGTGGCGCATGAGGGTGGACATCGCCGTGGACCCGGGCCGGCCGCTGGGCCGCCGGGCGCGGCTGGTGGGCCGGGCGCACCAGGAGCAGCCGCGGGTGCTGAGCCGCGTGGAGCCCATCCCGGCCAACGCCATGGGGAGGCCCAACGCCAACGACGCCCAAGTGCTCATGTGGAGGCCCGCCAGGGGGCCCCCGCTTGTCGTCATACCGCCCAAGTAGGCGAAGCCAGTTGCGGAAATATTCAacgcttttttgggggggcgggggcaAGCGCCTTAAATCAAAGCATCACGGCCTTTTACTGTACTTCAGCACAACTGAGCAAACaaacatccgtccattttccatTTTACTTGACCAACACTAATCAAATTCAGAACTAAGCCTTAATTACAGACACTCACTTAACATTGGACAGTTCTAGAACACCAACAAAAAGGTGTTCAGTGAaagacagtttaaaaaaataaaaaataaatctaatctaCGTTTTTGCTGCTTTGTTACACGAGACTGCCTCAAACATCGCTAAAAGGACAAGCCGGGGGCTGTTTATGAACCCCCGATTTTAAGTGACTGGATGAAGGACATCAAACTTCTCCTCTCAGACTGTGTGGCGTTAGCATGCAGCGTTTTGTGAAATTCATTAAAACAAATGGCTAAATCATTACAGTGTCAAGTGTtatatgttcaaatgttttgaggATGACGAGAGTTGTTTGCTTTGCACAGTTCGTAAACGCAATCTCGAATGGCACCCGTGGCAGCCTGCCAGCAGGCATGAGTCCACGTTTGTCAAAATGGCGATTGTCGGCTTTTGTGCTTGAAATTGACATTTGAtgtgaatttatttacaatacttttttttttttctttttaactaccTGGGTTGCTTTGTAGCATGTGGAAGGTTAAAGGGATGAGGTGCACCATCAAAGCAGCACAAGCAGTCAGAGACGTTTTCCCACTTTATAAAAAGATTCTCTTAGTAATAATTGAGACAATGTAACCAcacccacaaaacaaaacaagagtaAATCACAACAGTCAAatcataaaatgaaacaaaactcttcaaaataaaacttcataAATCTCTgatcagcataaaaaaaaaggggcgaaGACCACATTTTCACCCCGACGTTCACGACAATAAATTACATGAGCCGAAGAAAGTTATTTAAATGAATCTTTGATTAATTCATACAATTATTTTAAAGGCGTCATTATTTACATCCACTGTAACCGACTTAGTATCTTAGTAACAAGCTCGGGTAATCACTCTCAGCGTTTCTCAAGTGACTTGGTTGCCATGTTGAGTTGTGGCCGCTGGTTGCCTGGCAACAAGGCAAAATAGCCGCTTAGATGTACGTCATCATTTCTCAACACTATTGTTTACGTTTCGAAGCAGCCTGTGCGGCGCCAACTAGAGGAGATACTGTGACTCACACGCTTGCgtgctcaagtcaagtcatgttcTCTAACAAGGAGTTGGCTTCGGAGCAGCAAGATTTACAAAGTTGACTTGTAAAGGTTGTCAGGCCTTTTAGGATTTGGGGGGCGGGGACGAAATTTCACTCGAAAGACCATTATCACTTTAATGGGACCTCAGTTTTTGTGATGAAACCGTTCAAGAAAGTCGGATTAAAACCAAATCCAATGAAAAGCAAAGTAATAGTTATCATAGGAAATGTTTAAAGCCAACTATTCTGTTCCAGGCAAccaaaaatattgacaaaatcaaACTCATGCAATAACAACTCCCCAGGTCTGCTCGGCAGCAATTTGGCAAGTTGTGTCAACATCGGTGTAACAAATCTTGTCAAATGAccgaccttcaaaataaaagcgtgcCAGTATAATAACAGTTTTGCCTCACTTTTTGGCTTCCTTGAATTAAtcttttaaatcaatattattttCTATGAGTATCTATGTCGCTCTGTCAGTCGTCCGAGCTTTTTTCTATGCAAAACGTTATTTCCTACTGTGTGCCTGTTCATTGAACGCACCTCGAGTCCACTGCAGGAGTGTTGCTTTTCTTTCTGCTTCCCCGTGAAAAACATTCACTCCTGTCATGAAGCGTTTCTAAAACTGACGCTTCTCACGAGGAGTGGACGGCCAGCGAGCGCTTCCGTGTTCAGTGCGCGAAGCCATCTTCCTGCGTCCTCTCGCAAAGGCGCCGAAAGAGGCGTGCCGCTTACTTAAGGCGTTTTCCACATACCGGCACAGGCAGGCATGCGTGTATGTGTTTAAAGCTGAGTTGGCAGGATgtcctgtatttatttttttaatgtaccggtgctaagaaaaaaaaaaaaataaatacggaAGCCGTTTTTGACGCCAAAACATCGAGGTACGGTACTGGTACCGGTATAATGTGCAACACTATTGCGGTCACACtcaaaacaatttcatttatttttttgccaccatGGGGCCAAAACTGTTCTATTTTATACTACATGCTTTTATCTTGAAGATCTGAATTTTGACCGGCCGTGTTAGGCGACAGTTGCCAAGCAGACAAGGAGTTGTAAACAAGGATTCTGAGAAACGAATGTTCAAGTCAcaggttttttctttttttttcttcttttgtacaAGTGCAAAGTTAATGTACAAAAACTGGGACAGAATTTCAACGAAAATTGAGGTTCCACTCTTATGTATTTCCTGTTACGTGACTGGTAACCTTACCCAGTATCTGTTCGGCAGTTCAAATTTACGTGATGACATTAGTGCTACAGATGGAATGATTAGGCAAAAAAAGTTGTGATTTCCCTCTCCCAACGAGGCACTTGAGGTGTAACCAGCAAttgtttgaccttttttttttttgtaactaccATCACTTCCCCCTGACCTCTGTTTGGTCCTGCTGGGCCCGTGTCCCTCTCACGCTCTGCTGGGGTTGGGGAGCTTCTTGCCTTCGTAGCCGTAGAGGAATGTGGCGGCGATGACGAGGGCGGCTCCCAGGAAGAAGACGCTACCAACGACAAACGTGTAAAGAAGCGGTATCATTTCCATTTCGTATTAGATGCCAGTTTGGGTTCCACTCGTTCATCTGTAAGAGGGTGCAGCTTGTACCTGGTGGGGTCGAAGTCCTGGAGCCAAAAGTAGGAAATGAGCGTGGAGAGGATGATGGAGAGCGACGTGGCGAAGCCTTTGAGGATGTTGTCGGCGTACTTGATGACTGCCGCGATGACCAGGCCGCCCAGCGCCTGAGGGGCAAAAAACAAACGCATGCGCACGGATGGACGGGAGACGGATTCGGTCGGCGCCCAGCGAAAACCGACCTGCAGCGTGACCACGGTGCAGGTGACCGCGCTGTATCCCTGGAACATTCCCGACTCCATCACTTTGTCGCCGTCGAAGATCAGCATCCCGACAAAGCCGAACACCAGGCCGAACATCCCTAAAACGCACACGGACacgtttttttaaagggatactttacttatttagtcatttttggtagtcaaatattaatattttgcgataataaatttgatattttcaatatttttcatttacaattagtacctttaaaaacacattttgcaacttgctgtcgactgaaaatgacatcaca contains the following coding sequences:
- the LOC144027071 gene encoding protein FAM78B-like, which translates into the protein MGCIQSIACNKSRVRRENVVVRELAATIDHHPTAVEEDSAVVLRYKTPYFKASARVVMPPIPRNETWVVGWIQACTHMEFYNTYGDLGMSSWELPELRDGLVQAISDSDGVSYPWYGNTTETVTIVGPTSKPSRFTVSMNDNFYPSVTWAVPVSRSERPSLTDIKRDQSFTTWLVALNAASSEKILLRAIKWRMRVDIAVDPGRPLGRRARLVGRAHQEQPRVLSRVEPIPANAMGRPNANDAQVLMWRPARGPPLVVIPPK